Proteins encoded by one window of Cloeon dipterum chromosome 4, ieCloDipt1.1, whole genome shotgun sequence:
- the LOC135941789 gene encoding lysosomal-associated transmembrane protein 4A isoform X1, which produces MIRIKDERREDWICFFCCHVRTATISIGIWQLMLQILSLATVAVMVSHPELAENHGRPITSAPPEDESTGSPLPTPLSRTPSYSRDPNMNTQINLIAIASTIALIYGAAKGRPFYLLPYFCLKVFDFCLAVVIAISYLCALPSLTALAKQAEEQGNEMVKKQLHNMNPSALGFVTILALVAALYIKLYLLSVIWRCYRYLTLRRMSGRATVSVLGAAGLAELGPDYDIHPAAAAAVVASGSAAGGPAANAALLNPPEYSKIVKEPPPMITPRPETPPPPYSSTLNLNPATNAAPTTSATTAAAQQ; this is translated from the exons A TGATTCGAATAAAAGACGAAAGGCGTGAAGACTGGATATGCTTCTTCTGCTGCCATGTTCGGACAGCAACTATATCCATTGGAATTTGGCAGCTG aTGCTGCAAATTCTATCATTGGCCACTGTTGCCGTGATGGTGAGCCACCCTGAATTGGCAGAAAACCATGGCAGGCCAATTACCAGCGCTCCTCCCGAGGATGAATCTACCGGATCTCCTTTGCCGACTCCGCTCTCCAGGACTCCTTCGTATTCTC GAGACCCGAACATGAACACTCAGATCAATTTGATTGCCATCGCGAGCACTATCGCCCTGATCTACGGCGCCGCCAAAGGACGACCCTTTTACCTTCTGCCTTACTTCTGCTTGAAGGTCTTCGACTTTTGCTTGGCTGT GGTGATTGCCATCAGCTACCTGTGTGCCCTGCCCTCCCTGACGGCCCTTGCCAAGCAAGCTGAAGAACAAGGAAATGAAATGGTAAAGAAGCAATTGCACAACATGAACCCCTCTGCGCTTGGATTTGTCACAATTTTGGCCCTGGTTGCTGCTCTCTACATCAAG CTGTACCTGTTGAGTGTGATCTGGCGTTGCTACCGCTACTTGACCCTGCGGCGAATGTCGGGCCGCGCGACCGTCAGCGTGCTTGGAGCAGCCGGATTGGCTGAGCTGGGCCCTGACTACGACATTCACCCGGCAGCCGCAGCTGCCGTCGTGGCCTCAGGCTCTGCAGCTGGTGGCCCTGCGGCCAACGCGGCTCTGCTCAACCCGCCTGAGTACTCCAAAATTGTCAAGGAGCCGCCACCGATGATTACCCCCAGGCCCGAGACACCGCCGCCACCCTACAGCTCCACTCTCAATCTCAACCCGGCTACAAATGCCGCCCCGACCACTTCCGCCACCACAGCTGCCGCCCAGCAGTAA
- the LOC135941786 gene encoding E3 ubiquitin-protein ligase RNF34 — protein MSTFLKSCRRILSDVPTRLSNAGITSTEECENCRANFNIIRKKYICNKCARCFCSDCLNKRILICKSCRVLSTWPIDRAELQPLKARDIKAYLSANGVSTHGCVEKEELVELALSHLGSGFQLNPIPPYSPHRTSARGVDESWVVINEQSSSTSSGDTEPHVPSSNNSSPSSHLPPDPPPPAEVPLINVVAAEEAPPSPPNDPVESESVPIPGTREQQPEEPMSTSLPLGGLANPLLTNLVNGSGLSGSQPNLNASSSSSHRESGASSSVPQRSTSETILSISRTNISMLTDEELEKLPVKNLKILLTNHRVDFRGCCEKSELQERVKRLRSQLQENLKIDVDALSDENLCKVCMAAPIDCVLLDCGHVVTCTTCGKQMSECPICRQYVVRCVKIFRA, from the exons ATGTCGACGTTTCTCAAGAGCTGCCGTCGGATCCTATCC GACGTGCCGACGAGACTCTCTAACGCAGGCATAACATCTACTGAGGAGTGCGAGAATTGTCGTGCCAACTTTAACATTATCAGGAAAAAA TATATTTGCAACAAGTGCGCTCGATGCTTCTGCTCAGACTGCCTCAAcaagagaattttgatttgcaagtCGTGCAGAGTGCTGAGCACTTGGCCTATCGACAGGGCGGAGCTGCAGCCGCTGAAGGCCAGGGACATCAAAGCATACTTGTCTGCAAACGGCGTCTCTACGCACGGATGCGTCg AAAAGGAAGAGCTGGTCGAGCTGGCGCTGAGTCACCTGGGCAGCGGCTTCCAACTGAACCCCATTCCCCCATACAGCCCTCATCGGACGTCAGCGAGAGGCGTCGATGAATCATGGGTTGTTATCAACGAGCAGAGTTCGTCGACCTCATCTGGAGACACAGAGCCGCACGTACCAAGCTCTAACAACAGCTCACCTTCGTCGCACCTGCCCCCAGACCCTCCGCCGCCTGCTGAGGTGCCCTTGATTAATGTGGTTGCCGCAGAGGAAGCGCCGCCGTCTCCGCCAAATGACCCTGTCGAGTCAGAATCCGTCCCGATTCCGGGCACCCGTGAACAGCAGCCCGAGGAGCCCATGTCCACATCGCTGCCCCTCGGCGGGCTGGCCAACCCCCTGCTGACCAATCTCGTTAACGGCAGCGGCCTGTCCGGCTCGCAGCCAAACCTTAATGCGTCCAGCTCTTCATCGCACAGGGAGTCAGGCGCGTCCAGCAGTGTTCCTCAGCGCTCCACATCGGAGACCATCCTTTCAATTAGTAGAACAAAT ATATCCATGTTGACTGATGAAGAATTGGAAAAGTTGCCAGTCAAAAACCTTAAG ATATTACTCACAAATCATAGGGTAGACTTTCGAGGCTGTTGCGAAAAGTCAGAGCTGCAAGAACGTGTGAAACGCCTCAGAAGTCAGCTGCaggaaaacttaaaaatag atgtCGATGCTCTAAGTGATGAAAACCTGTGCAAAGTGTGCATGGCTGCTCCGATTGACTGTGTGCTGCTGGATTGTGGCCACGTTGTCACCTGCACCACATGCGGCAAGCAGATGAGTGAGTGCCCGATCTGCAGACAATATGTCGTGCGCTGTGTCAAAATATTTCGGGCCTAG
- the Prosalpha7 gene encoding proteasome subunit alpha type-3 has product MSSIGTGYDLSASQFSPDGRVFQVEYAQKAVENSGTAIGLRGKDGVVFAVEKLVQSKLYEFGANKRIFTVDSHVGMAVAGLLADAKQIVETSRSECADYRSQYGSNIPLKYLNDRVSMFMHAYTLYSAVRPFGCSAIMGSYDPIEGPAMFVVDSSGVSHGYYGCAIGKAKQSAKTEMEKLNLANMSCRELVKEAARIIYLVHDELKDKAFELELSWVGEATGGRHERVPKEIFQEAEKFANSALEDDSESDSEDA; this is encoded by the exons ATGAGCTCGATTGGAACAGGA TATGACCTGTCCGCTTCACAATTCTCCCCAGATGGACGAGTTTTCCAAGTAGAATATGCACAGAAAGCAGTGGAGAACAGCGG CACTGCTATTGGTCTCCGAGGGAAGGATGGTGTGGTGTTTGCTGTGGAAAAATTAGTCCAATCCAAATTGTATGAGTTTGGAGCCAACAAACGCATTTTCACTGTTGATTCTCATGTTGGAATG gccGTCGCTGGTTTGCTCGCTGACGCCAAGCAGATTGTCGAGACTTCAAGGTCCGAGTGCGCTGATTACAGAAGTCAGTACGGCAGCAACATCCCACTGAAG TATCTGAATGACCGTGTGTCCATGTTCATGCACGCCTACACCCTATACAGCGCTGTGAGGCCTTTTGGCTGCAGCGCCATCATGGGCTCTTATGACCCCATCGAGGGACCAGCAATGTTTGTTGTTGACTCATCAGGAGTGTCGCAT GGATACTATGGCTGTGCGATTGGAAAAGCTAAACAGTCAGCCAAGACTGAGATGGAGAAGCTAAATCTTGCGAACATGAGCTGCAGGGAACTCGTGAAAGAAGCTGCGAGAat TATTTATCTTGTCCACGATGAGCTGAAGGACAAAGCTTTTGAACTGGAACTTAGCTGGGTTGGAGAGGCCACTGGAGGCAGACATGAGAGAGTACCAAAGGAAATCTTCCAGGAAGCTGAGAAGTTCGCTAACTCTGCTCTTGAAGATGATTCCGAGTCGGATTCTGAGGATgcttaa
- the LOC135941783 gene encoding uncharacterized protein LOC135941783 isoform X2: MDEDMPLTDTPDCPPDQESQENQELVQVKGNGDAADVSGEIICVNLSQEEDLVKEESGGDCPAAVCVDLEQEDTLAKKESGGECPAAVCVDLEQEDTLAKKESGGECPAAVCVDLEQEDTLAKKESEGECPALVDTISVQDTEPKDVSVVANVTQKAKPEEKHDPYFYTNQDHFTSEIFKIELRRLPKFYGLGELKKLINTTLQLDSNKVKPTSGISKTSVFVCFRSEASKQSGLKILNGYKWKGSVLEAIEAKPAKDPLMLKRKKDAVQNQGNKQAKLDDQSQILMYVKNLKDVTTPYWIHTYEEQIKMKTTIVRNVMHTYANHLSKGYLGHWVEYQKSLNNGLICPFEPFRTVKNTTGYRNRCEFTIGLHPVTKERVIGFRIGAYTKGDCSVLPVDECLHVSDVAKQCARVFQEFVVSSELEPHDPINRKGHFKTLGVRNTTTGQVMVTLEVCTTGLSQEQITKLRADYKNFFVSGPGQVLGVNSLNFRELDVQTKKGDNFRPVDHIHGERFIVEKLLGYEFQISPASFFQINTAGAEILYSTIAELANPNDKTTVLDICCGTGTIGISMAKKAGQVLGVEIIKAAVENAKQNAIHNGVAGTCDFFTGDAQDALQPTIVRAKYDNIVAILDPPRAGLGNSVLNMIRATWKIKRLVFVACNFNASFLNLVHLAKQASKTTPGDPFLPVRVIPIDMFPHSKQCEVVILLERRSVASLDVPMSIRVKVPEGKGAATKKLPKNKQVQQQQQFKQPPQHFYESQHDQPEDVEFLEEECYDDDEFDNYEEADDVDYEEAEAYARQVAYEEAEDYAYEEPQVNYRRVMPPNFKMPSIATLKKTNPLASKATLRIKKYKLKKKAMEEWQQSQNIQFSKKGNSKSPWQTPFQPVPSGAANIPRGNTKKGANFAGPSNFQRGRHQNPFGQNQRMQSPFTPMADQFVAPQQPMQQFAPASPFKLQAAPLQMPPRPVFREMSSQTDCKEFMSANELDEAERLGLKWGSRVSDGTLHDYRRMQKEEEEAVQRFREGFLSALRLKQKKLLSEIARSGPRKETWEDNHLYTRRESSRSTSSPPRRDWYDNNWKKNDSSAEQYSRGWNNDDWKKNDSSAEQSSRGWSNDDWKKNDSSAERSSQGWNKDDWKNNDSSAEQSSRDWYNERIRFEGMIGAGNLLATTALAPCGSLQHCKSSQRSCGQTQSHPKRQQHP; encoded by the exons ATGGACGAGGATATGCCGCTAACTGATACGCCCGACTGTCCTCCGGATCAGGAGTCTCAAGAAAATCAGGAACTGGTTCAAGTTAAAGGGAATGGGGATGCTGCAGATGTGAGCGGTGAGATTATATGCGTGAACTTGTCGCAAGAAGAAGATCTAGTGAAGGAAGAAAGTGGAGGTGATTGTCCTGCTGCTGTCTGCGTTGACCTGGAGCAAGAAGATACGCTTGCTAAGAAAGAAAGTGGAGGTGAATGTCCTGCTGCTGTCTGCGTGGACCTGGAGCAAGAAGATACGCTTGCTAAGAAAGAAAGTGGAGGTGAATGTCCTGCTGCTGTCTGCGTGGACCTGGAGCAAGAAGATACGCTTGCTAAGAAAGAAAGTGAGGGTGAATGTCCTGCTCTTGTGGATACTATCAGTGTCCAAGACACTGAGCCAAAAGACGTTTCGGTGGTGGCGAATGTCACTCAAAAAGCCAAACCAGAAGAAAAGCATGACCCTTACTTTTACACAAATCAGGACCACTTCACTTCAGAGATATTTAAGATCGAGCTTCGCAGGCTGCCCAAGTTCTACGGCCTTGGT GAGTTGAAGAAATTAATCAACACCACCCTTCAGCTGGATTCAAATAAAGTGAAGCCAACTAGCGGAATCAGTAAGACAtctgtttttgtttgcttccGTAGCGAAGCTTCTAAGCAAAGCGGCCTGAAAATTCTGAATGGATACAAGTGGAAAGGATCTGTTCTTGAAGCCATT GAGGCAAAGCCGGCAAAAGATCCGCTTATGCTGAAACGAAAAAAAGATGCTGTTCAAAACCAGGGAAATAAACAAGCTAAACTAGATGATCAATCTCAAATATTGATGTATGTGAAAAACCTCAAAGATGTGACGACGCCCTACTGGATCCATACATATGAAGAGCAG atcaaaatgaaaactacAATTGTTCGCAACGTCATGCACACTTATGCCAACCACTTGTCAAAAGGCTACTTGGGTCATTGGGTTGAATACCAGAAATCGCTAAACAACGGCCTCATTTGTCCCTTTGAACCTTTCCGTACTGTCAAGAACACAACAGGGTACAGGAATCGCTGCGAATTCACCATTG GTCTTCATCCAGTGACGAAAGAGCGAGTTATTGGCTTTCGAATTGGGGCGTATACGAAGGGCGATTGCTCAGTGCTGCCGGTAGATGAGTGTCTGCACGTGAGCGACGTGGCCAAGCAGTGCGCCCGAGTGTTCCAGGAATTCGTGGTGTCCTCAGAGTTAGAGCCACATGACCCCATCAACAGGAAGGGCCACTTCAAGACTTTGGGTGTGCGTAACACAACCACGGGACAGGTGATGGTCACGCTTGAAGTCTGCACCACAGGCCTCTCCCAGGAGCAGATTACTAAATTGCGTGCTGATTACAAAAACTTCTTTGTCTCTGGACCTGGCCAAGTACTTGGTGTCAACTCTCTGAATTTCAGGGAACTTGATGTGCA AACTAAGAAAGGTGACAACTTCAGACCTGTGGACCATATTCATGGTGAGAGGTTCATCGTTGAAAAGCTGCTTGGCTATGAGTTTCAAATTTCGCCTGCGTCATTTTTCCAA ATAAACACTGCTGGTGCTGAAATTCTCTACTCAACCATTGCCGAATTGGCAAATCCTAATGATAAAACCACTGTGCTTGACATCTGTTGCGGAACTGGCACCATAGGCATTTCTATGGCAAAG AAAGCGGGACAGGTTTTGGGCGTGGAGATTATCAAAGCAGCTGTGGAAAACGCTAAGCAGAACGCGATTCACAATGGTGTGGCTGGCACTTGTGATTTTTTCACTGGCGACGCCCAAGATGCTCTGCAGCCTACCATAGTGAGGGCCAAGTACGACAATATTGTGGCCATACTTGATCCTCCCAGGGCAGGGCTAG GAAACTCCGTTCTCAACATGATCAGAGCCACCTGGAAAATCAAGCGGCTGGTGTTTGTGGCTTGCAACTTCAATGCTTCGTTCCTGAATCTTGTACACTTGGCAAAACAGGCATCTAAAACGACTCCTGGAGACCCGTTTTTGCCTGTTCGGGTGATTCCCATTGACATGTTCCCGCACTCAAAGCAGTGCGAGGTGGTCATTCTGCTTGAAAGGCGGTCAGTCGCTTCACTTGACGTTCCCATGTCCATCCGGGTTAAAGTGCCTGAGGGCAAGGGGGCCGCAACCAAAAAGctgccaaaaaataaacaagtgcagcagcaacagcagtttAAGCAGCCGCCGCAGCATTTCTACGAATCACAACATGATCAGCCTGAGGATGTCGAGTTCCTGGAGGAAGAGTGCTATGACGATGATGAGTTTGATAATTATGAAGAGGCTGACGATGTTGACTATGAAGAAGCTGAAGCTTATGCTAGACAAGTAGCTTACGAGGAAGCTGAAGATTATGCGTATGAGGAGCCTCag GTCAACTACAGACGAGTGATGCCGCCAAACTTTAAAATGCCAAGCATTGCAACGTTGAAAAAGACGAATCCACTCGCAAGCAAAGCGACACTTAGGATAAAGAAGTATAAACTGAAAA AGAAAGCCATGGAAGAGTGGCAACAATCACAGAACATCCAGTTTTCCAAGAAGGGAAATTCGAAGTCTCCGTGGCAGACGCCGTTCCAGCCGGTACCAAGTGGAGCAGCAAACATCCCCAGGGGCAACACGAAGAAGGGTGCCAATTTCGCGGGCCCTTCTAACTTCCAAAGAGGAAGACACCAAAACCCGTTTGGCCAGAACCAGCGTATGCAGTCACCCTTTACGCCGATGGCCGATCAATTTGTTGCTCCTCAGCAGCCAATGCAGCAGTTTGCACCAGCTTCGCCATTTAAGCTG CAAGCAGCGCCACTACAGATGCCGCCGCGACCGGTGTTCAGGGAAATGTCCAGTCAAACCGACTGCAAGGAGTTCATGAGCGCCAACGAGCTGGACGAGGCCGAGCGGCTGGGCCTGAAGTGGGGCAGCCGCGTGTCGGACGGCACACTGCACGATTATCGCAGAATGcaaaaagaggaagaagagGCTGTGCAGCGCTTTCGCGAGGGCTTCCTCTCGGCTCTCAGACTCAAGCAGAAAAAGCTGCTCAGTGAAATCGCTAGGAGTGGTCCTCGCAAGGAAACGTGGGAAGACAACCATCTCTACACCAGGAGGGAGAGTAGCAGGTCGACTAGTTCACCGCCCCGCAGAGACTGGTACGATAACAACTGGAAGAAGAATGACTCTTCTGCTGAGCAATATAGCCGAGGCTGGAACAACGACGACTGGAAAAAGAATGACTCTTCAGCTGAGCAATCTAGCCGAGGCTGGAGCAACGACGACTGGAAGAAGAATGACTCTTCAGCTGAGCGATCTAGCCAAGGCTGGAACAAAGATGATTGGAAGAATAATGACTCTTCTGCTGAGCAATCCAGCCGAGACTGGtacaatgagag AATTCGTTTTGAAGGTATGATAGGCGCCGGGAATCTTCTAGCCACTACGGCTCTGGCCCCCTGCGGAAGCCTGCAGCACTGCAAGTCTTCTCAGAGGAGCTGTGGTCAGACTCAGTCTCATCCCAAACGCCAGCAGCACCCATAA
- the LOC135941783 gene encoding uncharacterized protein LOC135941783 isoform X1: MDEDMPLTDTPDCPPDQESQENQELVQVKGNGDAADVSGEIICVNLSQEEDLVKEESGGDCPAAVCVDLEQEDTLAKKESGGECPAAVCVDLEQEDTLAKKESGGECPAAVCVDLEQEDTLAKKESEGECPALVDTISVQDTEPKDVSVVANVTQKAKPEEKHDPYFYTNQDHFTSEIFKIELRRLPKFYGLGELKKLINTTLQLDSNKVKPTSGISKTSVFVCFRSEASKQSGLKILNGYKWKGSVLEAIEAKPAKDPLMLKRKKDAVQNQGNKQAKLDDQSQILMYVKNLKDVTTPYWIHTYEEQIKMKTTIVRNVMHTYANHLSKGYLGHWVEYQKSLNNGLICPFEPFRTVKNTTGYRNRCEFTIGLHPVTKERVIGFRIGAYTKGDCSVLPVDECLHVSDVAKQCARVFQEFVVSSELEPHDPINRKGHFKTLGVRNTTTGQVMVTLEVCTTGLSQEQITKLRADYKNFFVSGPGQVLGVNSLNFRELDVQTKKGDNFRPVDHIHGERFIVEKLLGYEFQISPASFFQINTAGAEILYSTIAELANPNDKTTVLDICCGTGTIGISMAKKAGQVLGVEIIKAAVENAKQNAIHNGVAGTCDFFTGDAQDALQPTIVRAKYDNIVAILDPPRAGLGNSVLNMIRATWKIKRLVFVACNFNASFLNLVHLAKQASKTTPGDPFLPVRVIPIDMFPHSKQCEVVILLERRSVASLDVPMSIRVKVPEGKGAATKKLPKNKQVQQQQQFKQPPQHFYESQHDQPEDVEFLEEECYDDDEFDNYEEADDVDYEEAEAYARQVAYEEAEDYAYEEPQVNYRRVMPPNFKMPSIATLKKTNPLASKATLRIKKYKLKKKAMEEWQQSQNIQFSKKGNSKSPWQTPFQPVPSGAANIPRGNTKKGANFAGPSNFQRGRHQNPFGQNQRMQSPFTPMADQFVAPQQPMQQFAPASPFKLQAAPLQMPPRPVFREMSSQTDCKEFMSANELDEAERLGLKWGSRVSDGTLHDYRRMQKEEEEAVQRFREGFLSALRLKQKKLLSEIARSGPRKETWEDNHLYTRRESSRSTSSPPRRDWYDNNWKKNDSSAEQYSRGWNNDDWKKNDSSAEQSSRGWSNDDWKKNDSSAERSSQGWNKDDWKNNDSSAEQSSRDWYNERYDRRRESSSHYGSGPLRKPAALQVFSEELWSDSVSSQTPAAPIISDQRDKYYSPIASAVSSSAPSSATNMYSGMKPSATFPNTGSDYYQNTGASFQNASFQSKSSDNYTYAAPQTDFANTPAMTQWSSNQTWNSRRTNN, from the exons ATGGACGAGGATATGCCGCTAACTGATACGCCCGACTGTCCTCCGGATCAGGAGTCTCAAGAAAATCAGGAACTGGTTCAAGTTAAAGGGAATGGGGATGCTGCAGATGTGAGCGGTGAGATTATATGCGTGAACTTGTCGCAAGAAGAAGATCTAGTGAAGGAAGAAAGTGGAGGTGATTGTCCTGCTGCTGTCTGCGTTGACCTGGAGCAAGAAGATACGCTTGCTAAGAAAGAAAGTGGAGGTGAATGTCCTGCTGCTGTCTGCGTGGACCTGGAGCAAGAAGATACGCTTGCTAAGAAAGAAAGTGGAGGTGAATGTCCTGCTGCTGTCTGCGTGGACCTGGAGCAAGAAGATACGCTTGCTAAGAAAGAAAGTGAGGGTGAATGTCCTGCTCTTGTGGATACTATCAGTGTCCAAGACACTGAGCCAAAAGACGTTTCGGTGGTGGCGAATGTCACTCAAAAAGCCAAACCAGAAGAAAAGCATGACCCTTACTTTTACACAAATCAGGACCACTTCACTTCAGAGATATTTAAGATCGAGCTTCGCAGGCTGCCCAAGTTCTACGGCCTTGGT GAGTTGAAGAAATTAATCAACACCACCCTTCAGCTGGATTCAAATAAAGTGAAGCCAACTAGCGGAATCAGTAAGACAtctgtttttgtttgcttccGTAGCGAAGCTTCTAAGCAAAGCGGCCTGAAAATTCTGAATGGATACAAGTGGAAAGGATCTGTTCTTGAAGCCATT GAGGCAAAGCCGGCAAAAGATCCGCTTATGCTGAAACGAAAAAAAGATGCTGTTCAAAACCAGGGAAATAAACAAGCTAAACTAGATGATCAATCTCAAATATTGATGTATGTGAAAAACCTCAAAGATGTGACGACGCCCTACTGGATCCATACATATGAAGAGCAG atcaaaatgaaaactacAATTGTTCGCAACGTCATGCACACTTATGCCAACCACTTGTCAAAAGGCTACTTGGGTCATTGGGTTGAATACCAGAAATCGCTAAACAACGGCCTCATTTGTCCCTTTGAACCTTTCCGTACTGTCAAGAACACAACAGGGTACAGGAATCGCTGCGAATTCACCATTG GTCTTCATCCAGTGACGAAAGAGCGAGTTATTGGCTTTCGAATTGGGGCGTATACGAAGGGCGATTGCTCAGTGCTGCCGGTAGATGAGTGTCTGCACGTGAGCGACGTGGCCAAGCAGTGCGCCCGAGTGTTCCAGGAATTCGTGGTGTCCTCAGAGTTAGAGCCACATGACCCCATCAACAGGAAGGGCCACTTCAAGACTTTGGGTGTGCGTAACACAACCACGGGACAGGTGATGGTCACGCTTGAAGTCTGCACCACAGGCCTCTCCCAGGAGCAGATTACTAAATTGCGTGCTGATTACAAAAACTTCTTTGTCTCTGGACCTGGCCAAGTACTTGGTGTCAACTCTCTGAATTTCAGGGAACTTGATGTGCA AACTAAGAAAGGTGACAACTTCAGACCTGTGGACCATATTCATGGTGAGAGGTTCATCGTTGAAAAGCTGCTTGGCTATGAGTTTCAAATTTCGCCTGCGTCATTTTTCCAA ATAAACACTGCTGGTGCTGAAATTCTCTACTCAACCATTGCCGAATTGGCAAATCCTAATGATAAAACCACTGTGCTTGACATCTGTTGCGGAACTGGCACCATAGGCATTTCTATGGCAAAG AAAGCGGGACAGGTTTTGGGCGTGGAGATTATCAAAGCAGCTGTGGAAAACGCTAAGCAGAACGCGATTCACAATGGTGTGGCTGGCACTTGTGATTTTTTCACTGGCGACGCCCAAGATGCTCTGCAGCCTACCATAGTGAGGGCCAAGTACGACAATATTGTGGCCATACTTGATCCTCCCAGGGCAGGGCTAG GAAACTCCGTTCTCAACATGATCAGAGCCACCTGGAAAATCAAGCGGCTGGTGTTTGTGGCTTGCAACTTCAATGCTTCGTTCCTGAATCTTGTACACTTGGCAAAACAGGCATCTAAAACGACTCCTGGAGACCCGTTTTTGCCTGTTCGGGTGATTCCCATTGACATGTTCCCGCACTCAAAGCAGTGCGAGGTGGTCATTCTGCTTGAAAGGCGGTCAGTCGCTTCACTTGACGTTCCCATGTCCATCCGGGTTAAAGTGCCTGAGGGCAAGGGGGCCGCAACCAAAAAGctgccaaaaaataaacaagtgcagcagcaacagcagtttAAGCAGCCGCCGCAGCATTTCTACGAATCACAACATGATCAGCCTGAGGATGTCGAGTTCCTGGAGGAAGAGTGCTATGACGATGATGAGTTTGATAATTATGAAGAGGCTGACGATGTTGACTATGAAGAAGCTGAAGCTTATGCTAGACAAGTAGCTTACGAGGAAGCTGAAGATTATGCGTATGAGGAGCCTCag GTCAACTACAGACGAGTGATGCCGCCAAACTTTAAAATGCCAAGCATTGCAACGTTGAAAAAGACGAATCCACTCGCAAGCAAAGCGACACTTAGGATAAAGAAGTATAAACTGAAAA AGAAAGCCATGGAAGAGTGGCAACAATCACAGAACATCCAGTTTTCCAAGAAGGGAAATTCGAAGTCTCCGTGGCAGACGCCGTTCCAGCCGGTACCAAGTGGAGCAGCAAACATCCCCAGGGGCAACACGAAGAAGGGTGCCAATTTCGCGGGCCCTTCTAACTTCCAAAGAGGAAGACACCAAAACCCGTTTGGCCAGAACCAGCGTATGCAGTCACCCTTTACGCCGATGGCCGATCAATTTGTTGCTCCTCAGCAGCCAATGCAGCAGTTTGCACCAGCTTCGCCATTTAAGCTG CAAGCAGCGCCACTACAGATGCCGCCGCGACCGGTGTTCAGGGAAATGTCCAGTCAAACCGACTGCAAGGAGTTCATGAGCGCCAACGAGCTGGACGAGGCCGAGCGGCTGGGCCTGAAGTGGGGCAGCCGCGTGTCGGACGGCACACTGCACGATTATCGCAGAATGcaaaaagaggaagaagagGCTGTGCAGCGCTTTCGCGAGGGCTTCCTCTCGGCTCTCAGACTCAAGCAGAAAAAGCTGCTCAGTGAAATCGCTAGGAGTGGTCCTCGCAAGGAAACGTGGGAAGACAACCATCTCTACACCAGGAGGGAGAGTAGCAGGTCGACTAGTTCACCGCCCCGCAGAGACTGGTACGATAACAACTGGAAGAAGAATGACTCTTCTGCTGAGCAATATAGCCGAGGCTGGAACAACGACGACTGGAAAAAGAATGACTCTTCAGCTGAGCAATCTAGCCGAGGCTGGAGCAACGACGACTGGAAGAAGAATGACTCTTCAGCTGAGCGATCTAGCCAAGGCTGGAACAAAGATGATTGGAAGAATAATGACTCTTCTGCTGAGCAATCCAGCCGAGACTGGtacaatgagag GTATGATAGGCGCCGGGAATCTTCTAGCCACTACGGCTCTGGCCCCCTGCGGAAGCCTGCAGCACTGCAAGTCTTCTCAGAGGAGCTGTGGTCAGACTCAGTCTCATCCCAAACGCCAGCAGCACCCATAATCAGTGACCAGAGGGACAAATATTATAGTCCCATCGCTTCTGCGGTAAGCTCCTCTGCACCTTCCTCTGCCACTAACATGTACTCAGGAATGAAGCCGAGTGCTACTTTCCCAAACACAGGCTCCGATTATTATCAAAATACAGGTGCCTCTTTCCAAAATGCGTCATTCCAGTCAAAATCTTCAGACAACTACACCTATGCAGCACCACAAACGGACTTTGCCAACACCCCCGCTATGACGCAATGGTCCAGCAATCAGACTTGGAATTCAAGGCGCACTAATAATTAA